In Thunnus maccoyii chromosome 11, fThuMac1.1, whole genome shotgun sequence, one genomic interval encodes:
- the inpp4aa gene encoding inositol polyphosphate-4-phosphatase type I A isoform X3 encodes MAVMIRCVVATSHIFSSSVGRLFAADRRWFQSVKGRSPPASAQYSLSRSHSTGSRMNKKLLVDVDCGVDDAQAIMLALAAPNVELLGITCVHGNTTVENVCKNTLRILQACNKLEIPVFKGAAKPILGNCIDAGHFHGLDGLGDAPDPNAPGLDLVQKEGAVSAMIRIVNENPGEVSLVATAPLTNLALAVRIDPSLPSKLRGLYIMGGNTESRGNTTVCAEFNFAADPEAAYIVLNDYQCPTYLACWEFTCHSKLSWEFCDAWLAQDTDKARFMAQIFQHSLEASQSERLQEVFVAGTGFVSCDSYAFAAAIDDSFIIESDQYPVSVELVGTHTRGMMIVDTVGLLKKTHKAYIMKKVDLEKFKQMMMAALK; translated from the exons GTTGTTTGCAGCTGACCGTCGTTGGTTCCAGTCTGTGAAAGGAAGAAGTCCTCCAGCCAGCGCACAGTACAGTTTGTCTCGTTCACACTCAACAG GCTCCAGGATGAACAAGAAGCTGCTGGTGGATGTAGACTGTGGGGTGGACGATGCTCAAGCCATCATGTTGGCGCTGGCCGCCCCCAACGTGGAGCTCCTTGGCATCACCTGTGTGCATGGAAACACCACAGTGGAGAACGTGTGTAAGAACACACTGCGCATTCTGCAAGCCTGCAATAAACTGGAG ATTCCAGTGTTTAAAGGTGCTGCTAAGCCCATCCTCGGGAACTGCATTGATGCTGGTCACTTCCACGGGTTGGATGGGCTCGGAGACGCTCCTGACCCCAACGCTCCTGGTCTGGACCTGGTTCAGAAGGAAGGCGCCGTGTCAGCTATGATCAGGATTGTCAATGAGAACCCAGGGGAG GTATCTCTTGTTGCTACGGCACCCCTCACCAACCTGGCTTTGGCTGTGAGGATAGATCCCTCTCTACCCAGCAAACTCCGAGGGCTCTACATCATGGGAGGCAACACTGAAT CTCGAGGGAACACCACAGTGTGCGCTGAGTTCAATTTTGCAGCAGATCCAGAGGCTGCGTACATTGTACTGAACGACTACCAGTGTCCCACCTACTTGGCCTGCTGGGAGTTTACCTGCCACAGCAAACTGTCCTGG GAGTTCTGTGACGCCTGGTTGGCGCAGGACACGGATAAAGCTCGCTTCATGGCACAGATCTTCCAGCATAGCCTCGAGGCGTCACAAAGTGAGCGCCTCCAGGAAGTGTTCGTCGCTGGCACGGGTTTTGTTTCCTGTGACTCGTATGCCTTTGCAGCCGCTATAGACGATTCATTCATCATAGAAAGTGACCAGTATCCTGTTAGCGTAGAGCTGGTGGGCACGCACACCAGAGGTATGATGATAGTAGATACTGTGGGCCTCCTGAAGAAGACTCACAAGGCTTACATCATGAAGAAGGTGGATTTAGAGAAGTTCAAGCAGATGATGATGGCTGCTTTGAAATAG
- the LOC121906740 gene encoding cytochrome c oxidase assembly factor 5: MPKYYEDKEEDHRACAGLREDFKACLLQHDCVVKEGKLPSQCLKEGHCKALQTSFFECKRSMLDTRSRFRGRKGF, from the exons ATGCCGAAATATTACGAAGATAAAGAGGAAGACCACAGAGCCTGCGCCGGCCTGAGAGAAGACTTCAAGGCATGTCTCCTTCAGCACGACTGCGTAGTAAAG GAGGGAAAACTGCCCAGTCAGTGTTTGAAGGAAGGCCACTGCAAAGCCCTGCAGACATCGTTCTTTGAGTGCAAGAGGTCAATG CTGGACACAAGGTCAAGAttcagaggaaggaaaggatTTTGA